A portion of the Geoalkalibacter sp. genome contains these proteins:
- a CDS encoding thermonuclease family protein, with product MPGLTRTLVAPLAILLFVLLGQTLVACGAETRGRVSWIHDGDTLEIEGLGRVRLLGIDVPENRDSHRDRFYQERFGIAPPRLRQTAADALQFNIRHAKGQVVSLRFDGERRDRHGRLLAYVILPDGRNLNRLLVEEGLAGVYRRFDFSLKEDFLRAEDEARGRKKGMWAEHEGRSPSRRSALRVSSILVSFL from the coding sequence ATGCCCGGGTTAACCCGGACCCTTGTCGCGCCGCTTGCCATCCTGCTGTTCGTGCTCCTCGGCCAGACGCTTGTCGCCTGCGGCGCGGAGACCCGCGGCCGGGTGAGCTGGATTCACGACGGCGACACCCTCGAAATCGAAGGGCTGGGACGGGTGCGGCTGCTCGGCATCGATGTTCCCGAAAACAGGGATTCCCACCGCGACCGCTTCTACCAGGAGCGTTTCGGCATCGCCCCGCCGCGCCTGCGCCAGACCGCCGCAGACGCCTTGCAATTCAACATCCGCCACGCCAAGGGCCAGGTCGTCAGTCTGCGCTTCGACGGCGAGCGGCGCGACCGTCACGGGCGGCTGCTGGCCTACGTGATCCTGCCCGACGGCCGCAATCTCAACCGCCTGCTCGTCGAGGAAGGGCTGGCCGGCGTCTACCGCCGCTTCGATTTCAGCCTCAAGGAGGACTTCCTGCGCGCCGAGGACGAGGCCCGAGGACGGAAGAAAGGCATGTGGGCCGAACACGAAGGGCGCTCGCCATCGCGGCGGAGCGCCCTTCGTGTTTCGTCCATTCTCGTTTCGTTTCTCTAG
- a CDS encoding GGDEF domain-containing protein, giving the protein MEKELLRLFHEQGQDDDALVEGIARLATRKGPEVYRRALRILAGKDFPSDQAQQHWQAILAHCRRLFPDQNQGCLRAALIDYLHREIGELRDPRILEAEDLEEVRRASITDGLTDLYRQCYFKGRLDQLFTLKKRGPRDCFAVVLFDLDHFKQYNDRFGHLAGDAALRRAAETIRLNIRDYDIAARYGGEEFALLLFRVDRKQALTVCERIRASIEALAFPGQDQEGEGKLTISGGLAFFPEDGASARELLETADKRLYEAKRQRNILVPQAPERRKAERRAVRSVVELCPGSEELSFPGMTTDLSSRGLSLDCAVSFSPGTTVQVRFLKPFWGEERETRATVRRVRRDEQSGVVHLGLEFDGHQDSLVLPGFVHQSAAAIDLATSTGG; this is encoded by the coding sequence ATGGAAAAGGAGCTTCTGCGGCTTTTTCACGAACAAGGCCAGGATGATGACGCGCTGGTGGAGGGCATTGCCCGTCTGGCGACCCGCAAGGGGCCGGAGGTCTATCGGCGCGCCCTGCGGATCCTGGCGGGCAAGGATTTTCCTTCCGACCAGGCACAACAGCATTGGCAGGCCATTCTCGCCCACTGCCGTCGGCTGTTTCCCGATCAGAACCAAGGTTGCCTGCGCGCCGCCCTCATCGACTATCTCCATCGGGAAATCGGCGAACTGCGCGATCCGCGCATCCTTGAAGCCGAGGATCTGGAGGAGGTGCGCCGCGCCTCGATCACCGACGGCCTCACCGACCTCTACCGCCAGTGCTACTTCAAGGGGCGCCTCGATCAACTGTTCACCCTGAAGAAACGCGGCCCCCGCGACTGCTTCGCCGTGGTGCTGTTCGATCTCGATCACTTCAAGCAGTACAACGACCGCTTCGGTCACCTGGCCGGCGATGCCGCCCTGCGCCGCGCGGCCGAGACGATTCGCCTCAACATTCGCGACTACGACATCGCGGCGCGCTACGGCGGCGAGGAATTCGCCCTGCTCTTGTTCCGCGTCGATCGCAAGCAGGCGCTCACCGTGTGCGAGCGCATTCGCGCCAGCATCGAGGCCCTGGCGTTTCCCGGTCAGGATCAGGAGGGTGAGGGCAAGCTCACCATCAGCGGCGGGCTGGCCTTTTTTCCGGAGGATGGCGCCAGCGCCCGGGAGTTGCTCGAAACCGCCGACAAACGCCTCTACGAGGCCAAGCGACAGCGCAACATCCTGGTTCCGCAGGCCCCGGAGCGCCGCAAGGCCGAGCGGCGCGCGGTGCGTTCGGTGGTGGAACTCTGCCCCGGCAGCGAAGAGCTCTCCTTCCCCGGCATGACCACCGATCTCAGCAGCCGCGGCCTCTCGCTGGACTGCGCGGTGTCCTTTTCCCCCGGCACCACCGTGCAGGTGCGCTTTCTCAAGCCCTTCTGGGGCGAGGAGCGCGAAACCCGGGCGACGGTGCGCCGGGTGCGCCGCGACGAGCAGAGCGGCGTCGTTCATCTGGGACTGGAATTCGACGGCCACCAGGACAGCCTGGTCCTGCCCGGCTTCGTTCACCAGTCCGCGGCAGCCATCGATCTCGCGACCTCGACGGGCGGCTGA
- a CDS encoding DUF1847 domain-containing protein has product MSKRDAKDLQCTTCSPLWKKQGTTYCWSDPKAKPGMPGYCPSQSEAELIEESFRKYTADDEEARLAKVAAVVEGLCYQPVPGSDAVNARWTRVEDTIALAGLMGWKKIGIASCIGLLDESERLADILRAQGFEPLSVCCKAGSIDKLELGLKEENKVRPGTFEPACNPVAQARMLDAAGAEMNIIVGLCVGHDMLFARYSKAPVTTLVAKDRVTGHNPVAVLYGQNFYYKRLQKQRVLPQGESKDTSKGEETGNT; this is encoded by the coding sequence ATGAGCAAGCGCGACGCGAAAGATCTTCAATGCACCACCTGCAGCCCCCTGTGGAAAAAACAGGGCACCACCTACTGCTGGAGCGATCCGAAGGCCAAGCCGGGCATGCCGGGCTACTGCCCCTCGCAGAGCGAAGCCGAGCTTATCGAGGAATCTTTCAGAAAATATACGGCGGATGACGAGGAAGCGCGCCTCGCCAAGGTGGCGGCGGTGGTGGAAGGGTTGTGCTATCAGCCGGTGCCCGGCAGCGACGCGGTCAACGCGCGCTGGACGCGGGTCGAGGATACCATCGCCCTGGCGGGACTCATGGGCTGGAAGAAGATCGGCATCGCCAGTTGCATCGGCCTGCTCGATGAGAGCGAGCGCCTCGCCGACATCCTGCGCGCCCAGGGCTTCGAGCCGCTCTCGGTATGCTGCAAGGCGGGCAGCATCGACAAGTTGGAACTGGGTCTCAAGGAGGAAAACAAGGTGCGTCCCGGCACCTTCGAACCGGCCTGCAACCCCGTCGCCCAAGCCCGCATGCTCGATGCCGCCGGTGCCGAGATGAACATCATCGTCGGGCTGTGCGTCGGCCACGACATGCTCTTCGCACGCTATTCCAAAGCACCCGTCACCACCCTGGTGGCCAAGGACCGCGTCACCGGACACAACCCGGTGGCGGTGCTTTACGGGCAGAATTTTTACTACAAGCGTCTGCAGAAACAAAGGGTGCTGCCGCAAGGCGAAAGCAAGGACACATCCAAGGGGGAAGAGACCGGGAATACTTGA
- a CDS encoding RrF2 family transcriptional regulator, which yields MKLSTKSRYGVRALFDMAYHAGTLPVQIKDISRRQKISPRYLEQIFQDLKKAGLLKSRRGPQGGYFLARKPEEITTKEIILAAEGDLSLVTCTKEEDEDCQGSCEFDNVCVTQQLWTEATRRLHEYFDSVTLKDLCERGKELGLEKELDHRFMYFI from the coding sequence ATGAAGCTTTCAACGAAAAGCCGCTACGGGGTGCGGGCACTCTTTGACATGGCTTATCACGCGGGAACCCTCCCGGTGCAGATCAAGGACATTTCCCGGCGCCAGAAGATCTCCCCCCGCTATCTCGAGCAAATCTTCCAGGACCTCAAGAAGGCCGGTTTGCTGAAAAGCCGCCGCGGACCCCAGGGAGGCTATTTTCTCGCGCGCAAGCCCGAGGAGATCACCACCAAGGAAATCATCCTCGCCGCCGAAGGCGATCTTTCTCTGGTGACTTGCACCAAGGAAGAGGACGAGGACTGCCAGGGTTCCTGCGAATTCGACAATGTCTGCGTCACGCAGCAACTCTGGACGGAAGCCACCCGGCGCCTGCACGAATATTTCGACTCGGTGACCCTCAAGGACCTATGCGAGCGGGGCAAGGAACTGGGCCTGGAAAAAGAACTCGATCATCGCTTCATGTATTTCATTTGA
- a CDS encoding flavin reductase family protein, whose amino-acid sequence MPMKSLFSLYPHLMACPLALVSWREPQGSVGWEVVEWVGVVCGRPSRLSFSLADQGMLRAALAQAGEFALSLPEDDRLCRLRSLCAGAKQSGAALPQGFVFVDASRFEVPRLADCPVSFTCRLQDLRSNHGRLQVAGEVRGLHLQGQDYPLDGGIDVCSLQPFHPRWFQGQTPLEKQVS is encoded by the coding sequence ATGCCGATGAAATCGCTGTTTTCTCTGTACCCTCACCTGATGGCCTGCCCCCTGGCGCTGGTGTCCTGGCGGGAGCCGCAAGGATCGGTGGGTTGGGAAGTCGTCGAATGGGTGGGCGTGGTGTGCGGTCGTCCGTCGCGGCTGAGTTTCAGCCTTGCCGACCAAGGAATGCTGCGCGCCGCCTTGGCCCAAGCCGGGGAATTCGCCCTGAGCCTGCCCGAGGATGATCGACTGTGCCGCCTGCGCAGCCTGTGCGCCGGCGCGAAGCAGAGCGGCGCCGCCTTGCCCCAGGGCTTTGTCTTTGTTGACGCGTCACGTTTCGAAGTGCCGCGCCTGGCCGATTGTCCGGTGAGCTTCACCTGCCGGTTGCAGGATCTGCGAAGCAACCATGGGCGTTTGCAGGTTGCCGGCGAGGTGCGCGGCCTCCATCTGCAAGGCCAGGACTACCCCCTCGACGGCGGCATCGACGTCTGCTCCCTGCAACCTTTTCATCCGCGCTGGTTTCAAGGTCAGACGCCCCTGGAAAAACAGGTCTCCTGA
- a CDS encoding aconitate hydratase, with protein sequence MARNLTRKILEAHLVSGRLVPGEEIGIKIDHTLLQDATGTMAMLEFEAMGLERVKVGLAAQYVDHNLLQSDFRNADDHKFLQTACARYGIHFSRPGNGISHQVHMERFGRPGLTMIGADSHTPGAAGVSMLAIGAGGLDVALAMAGHPYYFPCPKVLGVRLTGELPDWCSAKDVILEMLRRYDVKGCVGKVVEYYGPGVASLSATDRETIGNMGTELGATSSIFPSDARTRQYLEAQGRGDAWIELAADPGCDYDEHAELDLSTIEPLIACPSSPGNVKRVAEVAGLKVDQVIVGSSVNSSYRDLMVTAKIVEGRHSHPDTAFHVNPGSRQVLENVAEAGGVMALLLAGARIHQSGCLGCIGMGQAPGTGQVSLRTFPRNFPGRSGTKDDRVYLCSPETAAAAALKGVITDPRDLGGEMAYPRIADPEKYLVDESSIIFPTPELAKTEVVRGPNIMRLPEFDALPDTLEARVAIRVEDNISTDGIMPAGSKILPLRSNIAAISEFVFHLVDAEFVSRIKSLGDAVVIGGENYGQGSSREHAALAPRYLGVRAKIVKSFARIHKANLCNFGILPLTFKNPEDYALCAPGKKVVFPEIKKHLQGGAREIPVEVDGRTIITLLDVSDRQREHLIAGGTLNFVKQGGKG encoded by the coding sequence ATGGCAAGAAATCTCACCCGCAAAATTCTCGAAGCTCATCTGGTCTCCGGACGACTGGTGCCGGGCGAGGAAATCGGGATCAAAATCGACCATACGCTGCTGCAGGACGCCACCGGCACCATGGCCATGCTCGAATTCGAGGCCATGGGGCTCGAGCGCGTCAAGGTCGGCCTGGCCGCGCAGTACGTGGATCACAATCTGCTTCAATCCGATTTTCGCAACGCCGACGATCACAAATTTTTGCAAACCGCCTGCGCGCGCTACGGCATTCACTTCAGCCGCCCCGGCAACGGCATCAGCCATCAGGTGCACATGGAGCGCTTTGGTCGGCCGGGGCTGACCATGATCGGCGCCGACAGCCACACGCCGGGCGCCGCCGGGGTGTCCATGCTGGCCATCGGCGCGGGCGGCCTGGACGTGGCCCTGGCCATGGCGGGGCACCCCTACTACTTCCCCTGTCCCAAGGTGCTTGGGGTGCGGCTCACGGGCGAGCTTCCCGACTGGTGCAGCGCCAAGGACGTCATTCTCGAGATGCTGCGCCGCTACGACGTCAAGGGCTGCGTGGGCAAGGTGGTGGAATATTACGGCCCCGGCGTGGCGAGCCTCTCGGCCACCGACCGCGAAACCATCGGCAACATGGGAACCGAACTGGGCGCCACCAGCAGCATTTTCCCCTCCGATGCGCGCACCCGCCAGTATCTTGAAGCTCAGGGGCGCGGCGACGCCTGGATCGAACTGGCCGCCGATCCGGGCTGCGACTACGACGAGCATGCCGAACTCGATCTCTCCACCATCGAACCGCTGATCGCCTGCCCCTCCTCGCCGGGCAACGTCAAGCGGGTCGCCGAGGTGGCCGGGCTCAAGGTCGATCAGGTGATCGTCGGCTCGAGCGTCAATTCCTCCTATCGCGACCTGATGGTGACGGCGAAGATCGTCGAAGGCCGGCACAGTCACCCCGACACGGCGTTTCACGTCAATCCCGGCAGCCGCCAGGTGCTGGAGAACGTCGCCGAGGCCGGCGGGGTCATGGCGCTGCTGCTGGCCGGAGCGCGCATTCACCAGAGCGGCTGCCTGGGCTGTATCGGCATGGGTCAGGCGCCCGGCACCGGGCAGGTGAGCCTGCGCACCTTTCCGCGCAACTTCCCGGGACGCTCGGGCACCAAGGACGACAGGGTCTATCTCTGCTCGCCGGAAACCGCCGCGGCGGCCGCGCTGAAGGGGGTGATCACCGATCCGCGCGACCTGGGCGGGGAGATGGCCTACCCGCGCATCGCGGATCCGGAGAAATACCTGGTGGATGAATCCTCCATCATCTTTCCGACCCCGGAGCTGGCGAAAACCGAGGTGGTGCGCGGCCCCAACATCATGAGACTGCCCGAGTTCGACGCCCTGCCCGACACCCTGGAGGCCCGCGTGGCGATTCGCGTCGAGGACAACATCTCCACCGACGGCATCATGCCCGCGGGCAGCAAGATCCTGCCGCTGCGCTCCAACATCGCCGCCATCAGCGAGTTCGTCTTTCACCTGGTCGATGCGGAATTCGTCTCGCGCATCAAGAGCCTGGGCGATGCCGTGGTCATCGGCGGCGAGAATTACGGCCAGGGCTCCTCGCGCGAGCATGCCGCCCTGGCGCCGCGTTATCTCGGCGTGCGCGCCAAGATCGTCAAGAGCTTCGCCCGCATTCACAAGGCCAATCTGTGCAATTTCGGCATCCTGCCGCTGACCTTCAAGAATCCCGAGGATTACGCCCTATGCGCCCCCGGGAAAAAGGTGGTTTTCCCCGAGATCAAAAAACATTTGCAAGGCGGCGCGCGGGAGATTCCCGTGGAGGTGGACGGCCGGACGATCATCACGCTGCTCGATGTCTCGGATCGTCAGCGCGAGCATCTGATCGCGGGGGGCACGCTCAATTTCGTGAAGCAGGGGGGCAAGGGCTAG
- the cysK gene encoding cysteine synthase A — MPTLISDNPLGQIGNTPLVRLNRLPDDRCAALWGKLEAANPGGSVKDRIALAMIEKAEQDGCIKPGDTIVEPTSGNTGIGLSLVCAVKGYKLVLTMPDTMSLERRRLLGAYGAELILTPGAQGMRGAIEKAEEIQAERKAFMPQQFRNPANPRIHAQTTAPEILKALDGKVDAFVAGVGTGGTITGVGQVLRKHNPQALIVAVEPTDSPVLSGGDPGPHRIQGIGAGFVPDVLDTQVFDEVITVSNNDAINTAVRLAREEGVFVGISSGANVFAALQIAKRLGPGKNVVTMLCDTGERYLSTAIFD, encoded by the coding sequence ATGCCGACGCTGATCAGCGACAACCCCCTCGGCCAGATCGGAAACACCCCCCTGGTGCGCCTCAACCGGTTGCCCGATGACCGTTGCGCCGCGCTCTGGGGCAAGCTTGAGGCGGCCAACCCCGGCGGCAGCGTCAAGGACCGCATCGCCCTGGCGATGATTGAGAAGGCCGAGCAGGACGGCTGCATCAAGCCCGGCGACACCATCGTCGAACCGACCAGCGGCAATACCGGCATCGGTCTGTCCCTGGTCTGCGCCGTCAAGGGCTACAAGTTGGTGCTGACCATGCCCGACACCATGAGCCTGGAACGCCGTCGCCTGCTCGGCGCCTACGGCGCCGAACTGATCCTCACCCCCGGCGCCCAGGGCATGCGCGGCGCCATCGAAAAGGCCGAGGAAATCCAGGCCGAGCGCAAGGCCTTCATGCCCCAGCAGTTCCGTAATCCGGCCAACCCGCGAATTCATGCGCAGACCACGGCGCCGGAAATCCTCAAGGCCCTCGACGGCAAGGTCGATGCCTTCGTCGCCGGCGTCGGCACCGGCGGCACCATCACCGGGGTGGGTCAGGTGCTGCGCAAGCACAACCCGCAGGCGCTCATCGTCGCGGTCGAGCCGACCGATTCCCCGGTGCTCTCCGGCGGCGATCCGGGCCCGCACCGCATTCAGGGCATCGGCGCGGGCTTCGTGCCCGATGTTCTCGACACCCAGGTGTTCGACGAAGTCATCACCGTAAGCAACAACGACGCCATCAACACCGCCGTGCGTCTGGCGCGCGAGGAAGGGGTGTTCGTCGGCATTTCCTCCGGCGCCAATGTATTCGCCGCCCTCCAGATCGCCAAGCGTCTTGGCCCGGGCAAGAACGTGGTGACCATGTTGTGCGACACGGGCGAGCGCTATCTGTCCACGGCGATTTTCGACTAG
- the larE gene encoding ATP-dependent sacrificial sulfur transferase LarE codes for MTPDEKLSRLKNILGRCDSALVAFSGGVDSTFLLRVARDVLGAQKVIALTATSPTYPRYEFEQSRRLAAELGVRQIVVESNELEIEGFAQNPPDRCYHCKHELFSLCRDKARELGFQEIFDGSNRDDLEDHRPGRRAGAELKVRSPLVEAELTKADIRLLSRELGLETWDKQPFACLSSRFPYGMEITAERLAQVDRCETHLRDCGFRTYRVRYHGDTARIELAAEELPRLLDAPLRENIVAEFKAAGFTYVALDLQGYRSGSMNEVLT; via the coding sequence ATGACACCCGACGAAAAACTCTCCCGCCTCAAGAATATCCTCGGCCGCTGCGACAGCGCCCTGGTGGCCTTCTCCGGAGGCGTCGACTCCACCTTCCTGCTGCGTGTCGCGCGCGATGTCCTCGGGGCGCAGAAGGTCATCGCCCTCACCGCCACCTCGCCCACCTACCCCCGTTATGAGTTTGAGCAGAGCCGGCGTCTGGCGGCCGAACTGGGCGTGAGGCAGATCGTCGTGGAAAGCAACGAACTGGAGATCGAGGGCTTTGCCCAGAATCCGCCCGACCGCTGCTATCACTGCAAGCACGAACTTTTCAGCCTGTGTCGCGACAAGGCGCGAGAGCTGGGTTTTCAGGAGATCTTCGACGGCAGCAACCGCGACGATCTTGAGGATCATCGCCCCGGCCGCCGCGCCGGCGCGGAACTCAAGGTGCGATCGCCCCTCGTGGAGGCGGAACTGACCAAGGCCGACATTCGCCTTCTGAGCCGCGAGCTGGGGCTGGAAACCTGGGACAAGCAGCCCTTTGCCTGCCTGTCCTCGCGTTTTCCCTACGGCATGGAGATTACCGCTGAGCGTCTGGCGCAGGTCGATCGCTGTGAAACCCATCTTCGGGATTGCGGCTTTCGCACCTACCGTGTACGCTATCACGGCGACACCGCCCGCATCGAGCTGGCGGCCGAGGAACTGCCACGCCTGCTCGACGCGCCGCTGCGAGAAAACATCGTCGCGGAATTCAAGGCGGCCGGCTTCACCTACGTGGCCCTGGATCTTCAGGGCTATCGCTCGGGCAGCATGAATGAAGTCCTGACCTGA
- a CDS encoding Hsp20/alpha crystallin family protein, with protein sequence MAAVKSSPFAQFQDTQKLMARILDRARALAPVDENPAGGWTPPVDVFEDAEAVVMIMDLPGVGEENLELEFEADTLIVRGARPAQEASAGRDYQRMERPRGSFCRTFALPETVDRARVQALFQRGELTLLLPKIKAAGTRAAPDEKT encoded by the coding sequence ATGGCAGCTGTAAAGAGCAGTCCCTTCGCGCAATTTCAGGACACGCAAAAACTGATGGCACGCATTCTCGATCGTGCCCGCGCCCTGGCGCCGGTGGATGAGAATCCGGCCGGCGGCTGGACTCCGCCGGTGGATGTGTTCGAGGATGCCGAGGCGGTGGTGATGATCATGGATCTGCCCGGTGTCGGCGAGGAGAATCTGGAGCTGGAATTCGAGGCGGATACCCTGATCGTTCGCGGCGCCCGCCCGGCGCAAGAGGCGTCGGCCGGGCGCGACTATCAGCGCATGGAACGCCCTCGGGGGTCTTTTTGCCGCACCTTCGCCTTGCCCGAAACGGTGGATCGCGCGCGGGTTCAAGCGCTTTTCCAGCGTGGCGAGCTGACCCTTCTCCTGCCCAAGATCAAGGCCGCCGGCACAAGAGCGGCCCCCGACGAGAAGACCTGA